A section of the Acanthochromis polyacanthus isolate Apoly-LR-REF ecotype Palm Island chromosome 13, KAUST_Apoly_ChrSc, whole genome shotgun sequence genome encodes:
- the taok1a gene encoding serine/threonine-protein kinase TAO1: MPNSSRAGSLKDPEIAELFFKEDPEKLFTDLREIGHGSFGAVYFARDVRTNEVVAIKKMSYSGKQSTEKWQDIIKEVKFLQRIQHPNSIEYKGCYLREHTAWLVMEYCLGSASDLLEVHKKPLQEVEIAAITHGALQGLAYLHSHNMIHRDIKAGNILLTEPGQVKLADFGSASIACPANSFVGTPYWMAPEVILAMDEGQYDGKVDIWSLGITCIELAERKPPLFNMNAMSALYHIAQNESPALQPSEWTDYFRNFVDSCLQKFPQDRPNSEELLKHAFVQRERPESVLIDLINRTKDAVRELDNLQYRKMKKILFQEAHNGPTTEAQDEEEEPEHSVGRTGTVNSVGSNQSIPSMSISASSQSSSVNSLTDAGDDKSEVDIEGDHTVMSNSSVINLKPEEETRNEESEPHNRPTEPQSPPAHTPRPKRNREHFATIRTASVLTRQIKEHEQDSELREQILGYKRMRRQHQKQLMALENKLKAEMDEHRLRLDKELENQRNSFAQEMEKLVKKHQASMEKDAKTFSNDEKKFQQHIQSQQKKELNSFVESQKREYKLRKEQLKEELNENQSTPKKEKQEWLSKQKENFQHFQAEEEANLQRRQRQYLELECRRFKRRILIARHNIEQDLVREELNKRQTQKDLEHAMLLRHHESMQELEFRQVNTIQKTRAELIRLQHQTELTNQQEYNKRRERELRRKHVMEVRQQPKSLKSKELQIKKQFQDTCKIQTRQYKALRNHLLETTPKSEHKAVLKRLKQEQHRKLAILAEQYDHSINEMLSTQALRLDETQEAQCQGLRMQLQQELELLNAYQSKIKMQTDAQHDRERKDLEQRVSLRRALLEQKIEEEMLSLQNERSERIRSLLERQAREVEAFDSESMRLGFSKMVLSNISPEALSNSFPGAPGSWSHHQQQHPSGSSHGPHWGSGSLGAGSSHQGSHHHYHSSPGGAPMQQGWGQGMQGTGGPRPWGHPSSGSLVSRNSGGIQNSPQAMGRTSSGGRSEQGMSRSTSVTSQISNGSHLSYT; this comes from the exons ATGCCCAACAGCAGTCGGGCGGGGAGCCTGAAGGACCCCGAAATTGCTGAGCTCTTCTTCAAGGAGGACCCAGAAAAGCTCTTCACGGATCTGCGGGAAATTGGACATGGCAGCTTTGGTGCTGTATATTTT GCACGGGATGTGCGGACAAATGAGGTGGTGGCCATCAAGAAGATGTCTTACAGTGGGAAGCAGTCCACTGAG AAATGGCAAGACATAATCAAGGAAGTGAAATTCCTGCAGAGAATACAGCATCCAAACAGCATAGAGTACAAAGGATGTTACCTACGAGAGCACACTGCTTGG CTGGTAATGGAGTATTGCCTAGGCTCTGCTTCAGACTTGCTAGAAG TTCACAAGAAACCTCTGCAAGAAGTTGAAATAGCTGCAATTACCCATGGTGCTCTTCAAGGGCTGGCTTATCTTCACTCCCACAACATGATTCACCG CGATATCAAAGCAGGAAACATCTTGCTGACGGAGCCAGGGCAGGTAAAACTAGCGGATTTTGGCTCTGCCTCCATTGCCTGTCCTGCGAACTCCTTTGTTGGGACTCCATATTG GATGGCCCCAGAAGTAATTTTAGCTATGGATGAGGGTCAGTATGATGGAAAGGTGGACATTTGGTCTTTGGGAATAACCTGCATTGAATTAG CTGAGAGGAAGCCTCCACTGTTCAACATGAATGCAATGAGTGCCTTATACCATATAGCACAGAATGAGAGCCCCGCACTGCAGCCTAGTGAATG GACGGATTACTTCAGAAACTTTGTAGATTCTTGCCTTCAGAAATTTCCCCAGGATAGGCCAAACTCTGAGGAGCTCTTAAAG CATGCGTTTGTCCAACGTGAGAGACCAGAATCGGTTCTAATAGACCTGATAAATCGAACTAAAGATGCCGTGCGGGAGCTAGACAATCTGCAGTATCGTAAAATGAAGAAGATCTTGTTTCAGGAAGCCCACAATGGCCCCACAACTGAGGCGCAAGACGAGGAAGAG gAGCCAGAACACAGTGTGGGTAGGACGGGTACAGTGAACAGCGTAGGGAGCAACCAATCCATCCCCAGTATGTCAATCAGTGCCAGTTCCCAGAGCAGCTCTGTCAATAGTCTAACAGATGCAGGCGATGACAAGAGTGAGGTGGACATCGAGGGAGACCACACAGTGATGTCCAACAGCTCTGTCATAAATCTCAAACCT GAGGAAGAGACGCGCAATGAAGAGTCAGAGCCTCACAACCGGCCAACTGAGCCACAGTCCCCTCCTGCACACACTCCACGGCCAAAACGAAACCGCGAACACTTTGCTACTATACGCACAGCTTCAGTG CTCACTCGCCAGATTAAGGAGCATGAGCAAGATTCTGAATTAAGGGAACAGATATTAGGCTACAAGCGCATGAGGCGGCAGCATCAGAAACAACTGATGGCTCTGGAAAACAAGCTGAAAGCTGAAATGGATGAGCACAGACTCCGTCTGGACAAGGAGCTAGAGAACCAGAGGAATAGTTTTGCCCAGGAGATGGAGAAACTGGTCAAGAAACACCAAGCATCTATGGAGAAAGAT GCAAAAACCTTTAGTAATGATGAAAAGAAGTTCCAACAGCATATCCAGAGTCAACAGAAGAAAGAGCTAAACAGCTTTGTGGAGTCCCAGAAACGGGAATACAAACTTCGCAAGGAGCAACTGAAAGAG gaactgaatgAAAACCAGTCAACACccaagaaagaaaagcaggagTGGTTGTCCAAGCAGAAGGAGAACTTCCAACACTTCCAAGCAGAGGAGGAGGCCAACTTACAGCGCAGACAGAGGCAGTACCTGGAGCTGGAGTGTCGCAGATTCAAACGGAGGATCTTGATTGCTCGCCACAACATTGAGCAGGACCTAGTGCGAGAG GAGCTAAACAAGCGTCAGACCCAGAAGGATTTGGAGCATGCCATGCTTCTCCGGCACCACGAATCCATGCAAGAGCTGGAGTTCCGCCAGGTCAACACCATCCAAAAGACGAGGGCTGAGCTGATCCGCCTACAGCACCAGACGGAGCTCACCAATCAGCAGGAGTACAACAAGAGGAGGGAGCGGGAACTTAGACGCAAGCACGTCATGGAGGTCCGCCAGCAACCCAAGAGCCTCAAG TCCAAAGAGCTACAGATCAAGAAGCAGTTCCAGGACACATGTAAGATCCAGACCAGACAGTATAAAGCACTGAGGAACCATCTGCTGGAGACGACACCAAAGTCAGAGCACAAAGCTGTCCTTAAACGGCTGAAGCAGGAGCAACACCGCAAACTTGCCATCTTGGCAGAGCAGTATGACCACTCCATCAATGAAATGCTTTCTACTCAGGCG CTTCGTCTGGATGAGACTCAGGAGGCTCAATGCCAAGGCCTACGAATGCAGCTACAGCAGGAGCTGGAGCTTCTCAATGCCTACCAGAGCAAGATCAAGATGCAGACGGATGCCCAGCATGACCGTGAGAGGAAGGACCTGGAGCAGAGGGTGTCACTCCGAAGGGCCCTGCTAGAACAAAAG ATTGAGGAAGAGATGCTGTCCTTGCAGAATGAACGCTCGGAGCGAATCCGGAGCCTGCTGGAACGCCAAGCCAGAGAAGTTGAGGCTTTTGACTCAGAGAGTATGCGCCTAGGCTTCAGCAAAATGGTGCTATCAAACATCTCCCCTGAGGCTCTTAGCAATAGCTTTCCCGGTGCTCCAGGAAGTTGGAGTCACCATCAGCAACAGCACCCGTCTGGGAGCTCTCATGGGCCACACTGGGGCAGCGGCAGTTTGGGTGCAGGGTCAAGCCACCAAGGCAGCCATCACCACTATCACTCCAGTCCAGGAGGGGCACCTATGCAGCAAGGCTGGGGCCAGGGCATGCAGGGAACAGGGGGTCCACGGCCGTGGGGCCACCCATCATCTGGATCTCTGGTCTCTCGCAACAGTGGAGGTATCCAGAACAGCCCCCAAGCAATGGGGAGGACATCCTCAGGAGGGCGCAGTGAGCAGGGCATGAGCAGGAGCACTAGTGTCACCTCTCAGATATCTAACGGGTCACACCTCTCCTACACATAG